Proteins co-encoded in one Euleptes europaea isolate rEulEur1 chromosome 1, rEulEur1.hap1, whole genome shotgun sequence genomic window:
- the LOC130477690 gene encoding olfactory receptor 13H1-like, whose translation MTGENQTVVTTFILIGFSDHPRAQIMLFWLLLVVYFLTLLGNGLMIVVIIADSHLHTPMYFFLSNLSLIDIFYTTSSIPQILANSFTYRASIPVLNCLTQMYSGLFFGMTECLLLAVMAYDRFAAVCHPLHYTLIMSNKVCISLVASCWTSAFLLTVIPIYFMPVHFCGPNLINHFLCEARVVYTLACSNVRINKIFTIARGIPVLVVPFVFIVVTYIRIGLAVLRIRSAEGRSKAFSTCGSHLIVVSIFYGSAMSAYLRPQSKSSSDQNKLISILYGMLTPMLNPMIYSLRNKDVKGAMCRVIKKKPKE comes from the coding sequence ATGACAGGTGAAAATCAGACTGTGGTGACAACATTCATTTTGATTGGATTTTCAGACCACCCCAGAGCTCAAATTATGCTCTTCTGGCTGCTTCTGGTGGTCTACTTCCTCACTCTGCTTGGCAATGGACTCATGATAGTGGTCATTATTGCTGATTCCCATCTTCACACACCTATGTATTTCTTCCTCAGCAACCTTTCCTTGATAGATATTTTCTACACCACCAGCAGCATACCTCAAATCCTAGCCAACTCTTTCACTTACAGGGCTTCCATTCCTGTCCTGAACTGTTTGACTCAGATGTATAGCGGTCTCTTTTTTGGGATGACTGAGTGTCTCCTTCTAGCTGTAATGGCGTATGACCGATTTGCGGCTGTGTGCCATCCCCTTCATTACACCTTAATCATGAGCAATAAGGTTTGCATCTCCTTGGTGGCCTCATGTTGGACGTCTGCTTTTCTGCTAACAGTTATCCCTATATATTTCATGCCGGTCCATTTCTGTGGTCCGAACCTCATAAATCATTTTTTGTGTGAAGCTCGGGTGGTCTATACGCTGGCCTGTTCCAATGTCCGCATCAACAAGATCTTCACCATTGCTCGAGGAATCCCCGTGTTGGTAGTTCCCTTTGTCTTCATCGTGGTGACCTATATTCGCATCGGCCTGGCAGTGTTGAGGATCCGTTCAGCAGAGGGTCGTAGCAAAGCGTTCTCCACCTGTGGCTCCCATCTGATCGTGGTCAGCATATTCTACGGCTCGGCCATGTCTGCGTACCTTCGGCCCCAGAGCAAATCCTCCTCCGATCAGAACAAGTTGATTTCCATATTGTATGGTATGCTGACTCCTATGCTCAACCCCATGATCTAC